In Drosophila ananassae strain 14024-0371.13 chromosome 3R, ASM1763931v2, whole genome shotgun sequence, the DNA window GAATAATTTTTGGTTTGGGAACTACTTGCTGCGGTTCAACAAACAGTGAATGAGTAAAAATTTATGTATAGGTCTAGTTTAATTGATTGCCCAGTTTTACCCGGACTGTTCATTGTGGGCAAGACATTATATTGTATGTGTGCAGATTAatttaaagtaattttttaCAAGCATTTTCTTTTGACTCCCTTGGTGATTTCAATACAAATACGAAACATGTGCAATTTTAACAATGACTCTAAAATTCACgtaacaaaatatattatagATTTGATTTAtgattattgtttttattggaGGGGGGAAGCTaacacagatacacagatctttaggactgaaatattaaacccAACTTAAACCTTAATATGGAATTCTATCTAAACTATCCTAATACACCAGCCCGCTCAAAGTGTGGCAGCGTGTACTGAAGTGTGTCTGCCAGTCGACGGGAACTGAACATTTGGCGCAACTTTTGCTTGGCAAAGTCGGCATCCTTAAAGCTCTCCAGGTTGTTGTCCGCAGTTTGGGACTTGTCCTGGCTGATGGTGGGAAAGATGCCGTAGTTTGCAAAGAATCCGTAGGCCTCCCGGCGATGCACTTCTTCCAGGATCTGTTCGTAGCTAGGCACTGGGACGTTCACTTCGAGGTTTCGCAGCGTCTCCGCCAGTCGGGAGTGGTAGACGTGAAGTAACTGGGGCCGCTTGTGACGCAGGACCTCCAAGTTAAGACTGGTGTAGAAGAAGTAGTTGAGATCGATGCCTGGACTGCCCCACACGCTCATCTGGAAGTCGATGAGGACTAGGTCTTGGGGCCGCTTGTTTCCATCGTACTTGAACATCATATTATTGACCCATAGGTCTCCGTGGTTGAGGACCCTGATCTCCTTATCCTGCGGCGCCTGGCTGCGTTCCAGGTTGGCCCTGTGGTTCTGCAGGTATTTGGCAATCTTTCCAGCTATGCGTTCGAATCCAGGCCATGTGTTCACTAGATTGAGAAGCTCCTGACCGTTGCCCGAGAAGAAGCTCATCAGTAAGCCATCACCCTTAGCCAATCCTTGGGGAGATAGCATTCCGTCACTGTAAGCTTCAAATATGTGTGGATCCTATATAAGTATACCTCTCATTAGTTTATTCTCTTATAATTTTAACAGACAGATTGACTTTACCAGCTCCGCCAGTGCCATAGAAGTGGCGTGGAACTCTCCTAGGCGTTCCATGACCAAACGACAGTGCTCTTCGTCCAAACCTAATTCGCGGGAGGCCATCACGTAGCCCAAATGGCCTAGATCCTCAAAAACCATGGTGCTTTCCGGCTGCTTAATGCAATGATAAAGTCTGCAATAAATAACATGggttttttcattattttgatacaaaaaattgaataaaactTAACCTACTTGGGACCGAAACGCTGCTTGCACTTCATCAGTAGCTCCAGACGGGGAAGGACATCGTAATACGTAACTTTCTCCTTCAGATAGACCTGCAAGTCC includes these proteins:
- the LOC6498205 gene encoding uncharacterized protein LOC6498205 yields the protein MCSIEYDAEVSALPKHLDISFFEEVLDTALRTSKAKVLSIHIKMGSNTGENYCSQIYRTKISFQLPGKPVQTMMFIVKSIPRLESVEFIEDLQVYLKEKVTYYDVLPRLELLMKCKQRFGPKLYHCIKQPESTMVFEDLGHLGYVMASRELGLDEEHCRLVMERLGEFHATSMALAELDPHIFEAYSDGMLSPQGLAKGDGLLMSFFSGNGQELLNLVNTWPGFERIAGKIAKYLQNHRANLERSQAPQDKEIRVLNHGDLWVNNMMFKYDGNKRPQDLVLIDFQMSVWGSPGIDLNYFFYTSLNLEVLRHKRPQLLHVYHSRLAETLRNLEVNVPVPSYEQILEEVHRREAYGFFANYGIFPTISQDKSQTADNNLESFKDADFAKQKLRQMFSSRRLADTLQYTLPHFERAGVLG